In Rahnella sikkimica, the following are encoded in one genomic region:
- a CDS encoding DEAD/DEAH family ATP-dependent RNA helicase — MTTELETSFADLGLSAPIISALTDLGYEKPSPIQAECIPHLLNGRDVLGMAQTGSGKTAAFSLPLLHNIDASLKAPQILVLAPTRELAVQVAEAMTDFSKHMHGVNVVALYGGQRYDVQLRALRQGPQVVVGTPGRLLDHLKRGTLNLSNLKGLVLDEADEMLRMGFIEDVETIMAQIPADHQTALFSATMPEAIRRITRRFMKDPQEVRIQSSVTTRPDISQSYWSVYGLRKNEALVRFLEAEDFDAAIIFVRTKNATLEVAEALERSGYNSAALNGDMNQALREQTLERLKDGRLDILIATDVAARGLDVERISLVVNYDIPMDSESYVHRIGRTGRAGRAGRALLFVENRERRLLRNIERTMKLTIPEVEIPTADVLGERRLAKFAAKVQQQLESSDLDQYRALLAKLQPAEELDIETLAAALLKMAQGERPLIVPADQPFKSRPPRREFEDRGDRGDRGDRRDRPARSNSDRPARDGDRPARDGDSPRRERREAGDMELYRIEVGRDDGVEVRHIVGAIANEGDISSRYIGNIKLFGTHSTIELPKGMPGEILSHFTRTRILNKPMNMQLIGDAQPQAPRRDRPAGAGGERRGTGAPRPFNGERREGGRGNGAPRSFSGERREGASAAGERRPPSRAPRRTTDA, encoded by the coding sequence ATGACTACTGAGCTTGAAACCTCTTTTGCTGACCTGGGGCTGTCTGCTCCGATCATTTCTGCCCTGACTGATTTGGGCTACGAAAAACCATCACCAATCCAGGCTGAGTGTATTCCTCACCTGTTAAATGGCCGCGACGTTCTGGGTATGGCTCAGACCGGTTCCGGTAAAACGGCAGCGTTCTCCTTACCGCTGCTGCACAACATCGATGCTTCACTGAAAGCACCACAAATTCTTGTTCTGGCACCCACCCGCGAACTGGCGGTTCAGGTTGCTGAAGCAATGACTGATTTCTCTAAACATATGCATGGCGTGAATGTGGTTGCCCTTTACGGCGGCCAGCGCTATGACGTTCAGCTGCGCGCTCTGCGTCAGGGGCCACAAGTTGTTGTGGGTACCCCAGGTCGCCTGCTGGACCACCTGAAACGCGGCACCCTGAACCTTTCTAACCTGAAAGGTTTGGTGCTGGATGAAGCCGATGAAATGCTGCGTATGGGCTTCATCGAAGACGTCGAAACTATCATGGCGCAGATCCCGGCTGACCATCAGACCGCGCTGTTCTCTGCAACCATGCCAGAAGCTATCCGTCGCATCACCCGTCGCTTCATGAAAGATCCGCAGGAAGTGCGTATCCAGTCAAGCGTGACGACCCGTCCGGACATCAGCCAGAGCTACTGGTCTGTATACGGTCTGCGTAAAAACGAAGCGCTGGTTCGTTTCCTGGAAGCTGAAGATTTTGATGCGGCGATCATCTTCGTTCGTACCAAAAACGCAACGCTGGAAGTGGCAGAAGCACTGGAACGTAGCGGCTACAACAGTGCTGCACTGAACGGTGACATGAACCAGGCCCTGCGTGAGCAGACTCTGGAACGTCTGAAAGATGGCCGCCTGGACATTCTGATCGCAACCGACGTGGCAGCACGTGGTCTCGACGTAGAACGTATCAGCCTGGTTGTTAACTACGACATCCCGATGGACTCAGAATCTTACGTTCACCGTATCGGCCGTACCGGTCGTGCTGGTCGTGCAGGTCGCGCATTGCTGTTCGTTGAGAACCGCGAACGTCGTCTGCTGCGCAACATTGAACGTACAATGAAGCTGACCATTCCAGAAGTTGAAATCCCAACTGCAGACGTTCTGGGCGAACGTCGTCTGGCGAAGTTTGCAGCAAAAGTTCAGCAACAACTGGAAAGCAGCGATCTGGATCAGTACCGCGCTCTGCTGGCAAAACTGCAACCTGCAGAAGAGCTGGACATCGAAACGCTGGCTGCGGCACTGCTGAAAATGGCACAGGGCGAACGTCCTCTGATCGTTCCGGCTGATCAGCCGTTCAAAAGCCGTCCACCGCGTCGTGAATTCGAAGATCGTGGTGACCGCGGTGATCGTGGCGATCGTCGTGACCGTCCGGCTCGCAGTAACAGCGATCGTCCGGCACGTGATGGTGACCGTCCTGCGCGTGATGGCGATAGCCCACGTCGTGAACGTCGCGAAGCTGGCGATATGGAACTGTATCGTATCGAAGTGGGTCGCGATGATGGCGTTGAAGTTCGTCATATCGTTGGCGCGATCGCTAACGAAGGTGATATCAGCAGCCGTTACATCGGTAACATCAAACTGTTCGGTACGCACTCCACTATCGAATTGCCTAAAGGTATGCCGGGCGAGATCCTGTCTCACTTCACCCGTACCCGCATCCTGAACAAACCGATGAACATGCAGTTGATCGGTGATGCGCAGCCACAAGCTCCGCGTCGTGACCGTCCGGCTGGTGCTGGCGGTGAGCGTCGTGGTACTGGTGCTCCGCGTCCGTTCAATGGCGAACGTCGTGAAGGTGGCCGTGGTAACGGTGCCCCACGTTCTTTCAGCGGTGAACGTCGTGAAGGTGCTTCAGCAGCTGGCGAACGTCGTCCGCCAAGC
- the yrbN gene encoding protein YrbN gives MKMTENFLDELCRLAAIINEARVHDY, from the coding sequence ATGAAAATGACTGAAAATTTTCTCGACGAGTTATGTAGACTGGCTGCCATTATTAATGAGGCACGTGTACATGACTACTGA
- the nlpI gene encoding lipoprotein NlpI, which translates to MKPFLRWCYVATALMLAGCSNHDWRKNEVLAIPLQPTLQQEVILARMEQILASRSLTDDERAQLLYERGVLYDSLGLRALARNDFSQALSIRPDMPEVFNYLGIYLTQAGNFDAAYEAFDSVLELDPTYNYARLNRGIALYYGGRFSLAQDDLQAFYRDDPNDPFRSLWLYLAEREINPKNAEVALQQRYDKADRGQWGWNIVEFYLGKISEATLMERLKAEATDNTSLAEHLSETDFYLGKHYLSLGDKNSAAALFKLTVANNVHNFVEHRYALLELALLGHEQDDLSESDQQ; encoded by the coding sequence ATGAAGCCTTTCTTGCGCTGGTGTTATGTTGCGACAGCACTTATGTTGGCAGGATGCAGCAACCATGATTGGCGTAAAAATGAAGTTCTGGCGATTCCGTTGCAGCCGACGTTGCAGCAGGAAGTCATTCTGGCCCGCATGGAACAAATACTTGCCAGCCGGTCATTGACTGATGATGAGAGAGCACAGCTATTATATGAACGCGGTGTGCTGTATGATAGTCTCGGGCTAAGAGCACTTGCGCGAAATGATTTTTCACAAGCGCTGTCTATTCGTCCTGATATGCCAGAAGTTTTTAACTACCTGGGGATTTACCTAACGCAGGCAGGCAATTTCGATGCTGCCTATGAAGCGTTTGATTCTGTACTAGAGCTTGATCCAACTTACAACTACGCGCGTTTGAACCGAGGTATCGCCCTGTATTACGGTGGCCGATTCTCGTTAGCGCAGGATGATCTGCAGGCGTTTTATCGAGACGATCCAAATGATCCCTTCCGTTCGTTATGGCTTTATCTTGCGGAGCGAGAAATCAATCCGAAGAATGCCGAAGTAGCGCTTCAACAGCGTTATGACAAAGCGGACAGAGGGCAATGGGGATGGAATATCGTCGAATTCTACCTGGGCAAAATCAGCGAAGCTACGCTGATGGAACGCCTCAAGGCAGAAGCAACGGATAACACTTCGCTCGCTGAGCATCTCAGTGAAACTGACTTCTATTTAGGTAAGCATTACCTAAGTCTGGGGGACAAGAACAGCGCTGCGGCACTGTTCAAACTGACGGTAGCTAACAACGTTCACAACTTTGTTGAGCACCGCTATGCATTGTTGGAATTGGCGCTTTTGGGCCATGAGCAAGACGACCTATCAGAATCGGACCAGCAATAG
- the pnp gene encoding polyribonucleotide nucleotidyltransferase, translating into MLNPTIRKFQYGQHTVTLETGMMARQATAAVMVSMDDTAVFVTVVGQKKAKPGQSFFPLTVNYQERTYAAGRIPGSFFRREGRPSEGETLTSRLIDRPIRPLFPEGFLNEVQVIATVVSLNPQVNPDIVALIGASAALSLSGIPFSGPIGAARVGYINDQYVLNPTADELKTSRLDLVVAGTQGAVLMVESEAEVLSEDQMLGAVVFGHEQQQIVIDNINSLVAEAGKPKWEWQPEVVNAELHARVAALSESRLGDAYLITDKQDRYAQINVIKADVVQALKAEDESLDAGEISDILGSIEKNVVRSRVLRGEPRIDGREKDMIRGLDVRTGVLPRTHGSALFTRGETQALVTATLGTARDAQNLDELMGEKTDSFLFHYNFPPYSVGETGMVGSPKRREIGHGRLAKRGVLAMMPKPEDFPYTVRVVSEITESNGSSSMASVCGASLALMDAGVPIKAAVAGIAMGLVKEGESFVVLSDILGDEDHLGDMDFKVAGSRDGITALQMDIKIEGITREIMQVALNQAKGARLHILGVMEQAISTPRGDISQFAPRIHTIKISPDKIKDVIGKGGSVIRALTEETGTTIEIEDDGTVKIAATDGEKAKFAIRRIEEITAEIEVGRIYQGKVTRIVDFGAFIAIGGGKEGLVHISQIADKRVEKVTDYLQMGQEVPVKVLEVDRQGRVRLSIKEATAPTQGETTEQPAAE; encoded by the coding sequence TTGCTTAATCCGACTATTCGTAAATTCCAATACGGCCAGCACACCGTTACGCTGGAAACCGGCATGATGGCCCGTCAGGCCACTGCAGCAGTTATGGTTAGCATGGACGACACTGCGGTATTCGTTACCGTTGTTGGCCAGAAAAAAGCGAAACCAGGTCAGAGTTTCTTCCCGCTGACGGTTAACTATCAGGAGCGTACTTACGCTGCTGGTCGTATCCCGGGTAGTTTCTTCCGTCGTGAAGGCCGTCCAAGCGAAGGCGAAACACTGACTTCCCGTCTGATTGACCGTCCGATCCGTCCTCTGTTCCCGGAAGGTTTCCTGAATGAAGTTCAGGTTATCGCGACTGTGGTTTCCCTGAACCCACAAGTTAACCCGGATATCGTGGCGTTGATCGGTGCGTCCGCTGCCCTGAGCCTGTCTGGTATTCCATTCAGCGGCCCAATCGGTGCAGCTCGCGTAGGTTACATCAATGATCAGTACGTTCTGAACCCAACTGCCGATGAGCTGAAAACCAGCCGTCTCGATCTGGTTGTTGCGGGTACTCAGGGTGCTGTGCTGATGGTTGAATCTGAAGCTGAAGTGCTGAGCGAAGATCAGATGTTGGGCGCGGTTGTATTCGGTCACGAACAACAACAAATCGTTATCGACAACATCAACTCACTGGTTGCCGAAGCGGGCAAACCAAAATGGGAATGGCAGCCTGAAGTGGTTAACGCTGAGCTGCACGCTCGCGTTGCTGCGCTGTCTGAATCCCGTCTGGGTGATGCGTACCTGATCACTGACAAACAAGACCGTTACGCTCAGATCAACGTGATCAAAGCTGACGTCGTTCAGGCTCTGAAAGCTGAAGACGAATCTCTGGATGCTGGCGAAATTTCTGACATCCTGGGCAGCATCGAGAAGAACGTTGTTCGTAGCCGTGTTCTGCGTGGCGAACCGCGTATCGATGGCCGTGAAAAAGACATGATCCGCGGTCTGGACGTGCGCACTGGCGTTCTGCCACGCACCCATGGTTCTGCTCTGTTCACCCGTGGTGAAACTCAGGCACTGGTTACCGCAACTCTGGGTACTGCACGTGATGCGCAGAACCTGGATGAGCTGATGGGCGAGAAGACGGATAGCTTCCTGTTCCACTACAACTTCCCTCCGTACTCTGTGGGTGAAACAGGTATGGTTGGTTCGCCAAAACGTCGTGAGATTGGCCATGGCCGTCTTGCTAAACGTGGCGTGCTGGCGATGATGCCAAAACCAGAAGACTTCCCGTACACCGTACGTGTGGTTTCTGAAATCACCGAATCTAACGGTTCATCTTCAATGGCTTCTGTTTGTGGTGCTTCTCTGGCCCTGATGGATGCAGGCGTGCCGATTAAAGCCGCTGTTGCGGGTATCGCAATGGGTCTGGTTAAAGAAGGCGAAAGCTTTGTGGTTCTGTCCGACATTCTGGGTGACGAAGATCACCTGGGCGACATGGACTTCAAAGTGGCCGGTAGCCGCGACGGTATCACCGCGCTGCAGATGGACATTAAAATCGAAGGTATCACCCGCGAAATCATGCAGGTGGCTCTGAACCAGGCTAAGGGTGCGCGTCTGCACATTCTGGGCGTAATGGAACAGGCTATCAGCACCCCACGTGGCGATATCTCTCAGTTTGCTCCACGTATCCATACCATCAAGATCAGTCCGGACAAAATCAAGGACGTGATCGGTAAAGGTGGTTCTGTGATCCGTGCTCTGACTGAAGAAACGGGCACCACTATCGAAATCGAAGATGACGGTACTGTGAAAATCGCAGCAACCGACGGCGAGAAAGCGAAATTCGCTATCCGTCGTATCGAAGAGATCACTGCTGAAATCGAAGTGGGTCGTATCTATCAGGGTAAAGTGACCCGTATCGTAGACTTTGGTGCGTTTATTGCCATTGGTGGCGGTAAAGAAGGTCTGGTTCACATTTCTCAAATCGCTGATAAGCGCGTTGAGAAAGTGACTGATTACCTGCAGATGGGCCAGGAAGTACCGGTTAAAGTTCTGGAAGTTGACCGTCAGGGTCGTGTGCGTCTGAGCATCAAAGAAGCGACCGCACCGACTCAGGGCGAAACAACTGAGCAACCTGCAGCAGAATAA
- the rpsO gene encoding 30S ribosomal protein S15, whose translation MSLSVEAKAQIVSDFGRGTNDSGSTEVQVALLTAQINHLQGHFAEHKKDHHSRRGLLRMVSQRRKLLDYLKRKDVARYTSLIERLGLRR comes from the coding sequence ATGTCTCTAAGCGTTGAAGCTAAAGCTCAAATCGTTTCCGACTTCGGTCGTGGCACTAACGACAGTGGTTCTACCGAAGTTCAGGTTGCTCTGCTGACTGCTCAAATTAACCATCTGCAAGGTCACTTTGCAGAGCACAAAAAAGATCACCACAGCCGTCGTGGTCTGCTGCGTATGGTTTCTCAGCGTCGTAAACTGCTGGACTACCTGAAGCGTAAAGATGTAGCACGTTACACCAGCCTGATCGAACGTCTGGGTCTGCGTCGCTAA
- the truB gene encoding tRNA pseudouridine(55) synthase TruB yields MSRPRRRGRDIHGVLLLDKSIGLSSNDALQKVKRLYNANRAGHTGALDPLATGMLPLCLGEATKFSRFLLDSDKRYRVIARMGQRTDTSDAEGAIISEREVAFSQQQLDDALDSFRGETQQIPSMYSALKYEGKKLYEYARQGIEVPRESRSITVYELTFIRWEGFEVELEIHCSKGTYIRTIVDDLGEKLGCGAHVTYLRRLQVATYPSERMVTMEKLHELIAQAEEQGIEPRLLLDPLLLPMDSACEDFPEVNLLPVVAGYVKQGQPVQASGAPTSGMVRITEGEERKFIGVGEIDDDGRIAPRRLVVEYTD; encoded by the coding sequence ATGAGTCGCCCACGTCGCCGCGGCCGTGACATACACGGCGTTCTGCTACTGGACAAATCAATTGGCTTGTCTTCCAACGATGCCCTGCAAAAGGTTAAACGTCTTTACAACGCTAACCGCGCAGGGCATACCGGTGCGCTCGACCCGCTGGCCACTGGCATGTTGCCGCTGTGCTTAGGTGAAGCCACCAAATTTTCACGATTCTTGCTCGATTCCGATAAACGTTATCGCGTTATCGCCCGCATGGGACAGCGCACGGACACCTCTGACGCAGAAGGTGCCATTATTTCCGAACGTGAAGTGGCCTTCAGTCAGCAGCAACTTGACGACGCACTCGACAGCTTCCGCGGGGAAACCCAGCAGATTCCTTCCATGTATTCCGCACTGAAATACGAAGGGAAGAAGCTTTATGAGTACGCACGTCAGGGCATTGAAGTTCCGCGTGAATCGCGCAGCATCACAGTGTATGAACTGACGTTCATCCGCTGGGAAGGTTTTGAAGTTGAGCTGGAAATTCACTGCTCAAAAGGTACCTATATCCGAACGATTGTCGACGATCTCGGCGAAAAGTTAGGGTGTGGGGCGCACGTAACGTATCTGCGCCGTTTGCAGGTCGCAACTTATCCTTCTGAGCGTATGGTCACAATGGAAAAACTCCATGAACTGATTGCTCAGGCAGAAGAGCAGGGCATAGAGCCACGTCTTTTGCTGGATCCGTTGTTGTTACCGATGGACAGCGCATGTGAAGACTTCCCGGAAGTGAATCTGTTGCCCGTGGTGGCCGGATATGTGAAACAGGGTCAACCTGTTCAGGCATCGGGTGCGCCCACGAGTGGTATGGTTCGCATCACCGAAGGCGAAGAACGTAAGTTTATCGGTGTGGGCGAAATAGATGATGATGGCCGCATTGCGCCGCGTCGTTTAGTCGTCGAATACACGGATTAA
- the rbfA gene encoding 30S ribosome-binding factor RbfA, with protein sequence MAKEFSRTQRVSQEMQKEIAIILQREVKDPRVGMATVSGVEVSRDLAYAKVFVTFLDVLTTDNHDPDRVKNGIKALQDASGFIRTLIGKAMRLRVVPELTFAYDNSLVEGMRMSNLVTNVVKNDAERRSAAGDDEEA encoded by the coding sequence ATGGCAAAAGAATTTAGCCGTACTCAGCGCGTCTCTCAGGAGATGCAAAAAGAAATCGCTATCATTTTACAGCGCGAAGTCAAAGACCCGCGCGTAGGAATGGCGACAGTTTCAGGCGTTGAAGTTTCACGCGATCTGGCTTATGCCAAAGTCTTCGTGACCTTCCTGGACGTTCTGACCACTGACAATCACGATCCTGATCGTGTCAAAAATGGCATCAAGGCTTTGCAGGACGCATCCGGTTTTATCCGTACGCTGATCGGTAAAGCGATGCGTTTACGCGTCGTTCCGGAACTGACTTTCGCCTACGACAACTCTTTGGTTGAAGGTATGCGCATGTCGAACCTGGTCACCAATGTTGTTAAGAACGATGCTGAACGCCGTTCAGCTGCAGGCGATGACGAGGAAGCATAA
- the infB gene encoding translation initiation factor IF-2 → MTDVTVKSLAAEIQTPVDRLVQQFADAGISKSEADSVTQQEKETLLAHLNGGNAGATNKLTLQRKTRSTLNIPSTGGKSKSVQIEVRKKRTYVKRDMTEAEIAQAEAEEQAKRDAEEQAQRVAAEQAQREAQEKAKRAAEEQAKREAADKAKRDAAEKDKVTNQHTDEVTKPAQAEKARREAEAAELKRKTEEEAQRKLEENAKRIAEEARKMADSGVWTETVAPSESESADYHVTTSTHARAAEDENDAKVEGERRSRTRGGKATKQKKGNKLSESKADREEARAVGRNGKGKRKPSTLQQSFNKPVAAVNRDVVVGETITVAELANKMAVKGSQVIKTMMKLGAMATINQVIDQETAQLVAEEMGHKVILRRENELEEALMSDRDTASSAAAEPRAPVVTIMGHVDHGKTSLLDYIRSTKVAAGEAGGITQHIGAYHVETENGMITFLDTPGHAAFTSMRARGAKATDIVVLVVSADDGVMPQTIEAVQHAKAAGVPIVVAVNKIDKPDSDPDRVRTELSQYGVMPEEWGGESQFIHVSAKVGTGIDDLLQAILLQAEVLELKAVRTGMASGVVIESFLDKGRGPVATVLVQEGTLNKGDIILCGFEYGRVRAMRDEMGRDILSAGPSIPVEVLGLSSVPAAGDEVTVVRDEKKAREVALYRQGKFREVKLARQQKSKLENMFANMTEGEVSELNIVLKSDVQGSCEAISDALQSLSTDEVKVKIVGMGVGGITETDATLAAASRAIILGFNVRADASARRVVESESLDLRYYSVIYNLIDEVKQAMSGMLAPEYKQQIIGLAEVRDVFKSPKFGAIAGCMVTEGMIKRNNPIRVLRDNVVIYEGELESLRRFKDDVAEVRNGMECGIGVKNYNDVRAGDVIEVFEIIEIKRTIA, encoded by the coding sequence ATGACAGATGTAACTGTAAAATCGCTGGCGGCAGAGATTCAGACCCCGGTAGATCGCCTGGTACAGCAATTTGCTGATGCAGGGATCTCGAAGTCCGAAGCTGACTCTGTGACCCAGCAAGAAAAAGAAACATTGTTGGCGCATCTGAATGGTGGAAACGCCGGTGCGACAAACAAACTGACGTTACAACGCAAAACGCGTAGTACACTGAATATTCCGAGCACCGGCGGGAAGAGTAAATCGGTGCAAATCGAGGTCCGCAAGAAACGCACTTATGTTAAACGTGATATGACCGAGGCAGAAATTGCCCAGGCCGAAGCGGAAGAGCAGGCGAAGCGTGACGCGGAAGAACAGGCACAGCGTGTAGCAGCAGAGCAAGCCCAGCGCGAAGCTCAGGAAAAAGCCAAGCGCGCCGCCGAAGAGCAAGCTAAACGTGAGGCCGCTGATAAAGCTAAACGTGATGCAGCGGAAAAAGATAAAGTGACGAATCAACATACCGACGAAGTAACCAAACCAGCTCAGGCAGAGAAAGCACGCCGTGAAGCTGAAGCCGCAGAGCTGAAACGCAAAACGGAAGAAGAAGCCCAGCGTAAGCTTGAAGAAAACGCCAAGCGCATTGCAGAAGAAGCCCGTAAAATGGCGGATTCTGGTGTCTGGACTGAAACTGTCGCACCAAGCGAATCAGAATCTGCTGACTATCATGTCACCACTTCTACCCATGCCCGTGCTGCTGAAGACGAGAACGACGCCAAAGTTGAAGGCGAACGTCGCAGCCGTACCCGCGGTGGCAAAGCGACTAAGCAGAAGAAAGGCAATAAACTGTCTGAATCTAAAGCTGATCGCGAAGAAGCGCGTGCCGTTGGCCGTAATGGTAAAGGCAAACGTAAGCCAAGCACTCTGCAACAGAGCTTCAACAAGCCCGTTGCTGCAGTGAACCGTGACGTTGTGGTGGGTGAAACCATTACCGTTGCCGAACTGGCAAACAAAATGGCAGTTAAAGGTTCTCAGGTCATCAAAACGATGATGAAACTGGGCGCCATGGCCACCATCAACCAGGTTATCGATCAGGAAACTGCTCAGCTGGTTGCGGAAGAAATGGGCCACAAAGTTATCCTGCGTCGTGAAAACGAACTGGAAGAAGCGCTGATGAGCGACCGTGATACGGCCTCATCCGCTGCCGCTGAGCCACGCGCTCCGGTAGTGACCATCATGGGTCACGTTGACCACGGTAAAACTTCCCTGCTTGACTACATTCGCTCAACGAAAGTTGCTGCGGGCGAAGCCGGTGGTATTACTCAGCACATCGGTGCTTATCACGTTGAAACTGAAAACGGCATGATCACCTTCTTGGATACTCCGGGACACGCCGCATTTACATCAATGCGTGCTCGTGGTGCTAAGGCAACAGACATCGTGGTGCTGGTTGTTTCTGCAGATGATGGCGTGATGCCACAAACGATTGAAGCTGTTCAGCATGCGAAAGCCGCTGGTGTGCCAATCGTTGTTGCGGTCAACAAAATTGATAAGCCAGACTCTGATCCGGATCGCGTTCGTACTGAACTTTCTCAGTATGGCGTTATGCCAGAAGAGTGGGGCGGTGAGTCTCAGTTCATCCACGTATCTGCGAAAGTCGGTACGGGTATCGACGACCTGCTGCAAGCTATCTTGCTGCAAGCTGAAGTTCTCGAACTTAAAGCCGTTCGTACCGGCATGGCGAGTGGTGTTGTGATCGAATCCTTCCTGGATAAAGGTCGCGGCCCGGTAGCAACCGTTCTGGTTCAGGAAGGTACGCTGAACAAAGGCGATATCATTCTGTGTGGCTTCGAATACGGCCGCGTTCGTGCAATGCGTGATGAAATGGGCCGTGACATCCTGTCTGCGGGTCCATCTATCCCGGTGGAAGTGTTGGGTCTGTCCAGCGTTCCTGCTGCGGGTGATGAAGTCACTGTTGTTCGTGATGAGAAAAAAGCCCGTGAAGTTGCGCTTTACCGTCAGGGTAAATTCCGCGAAGTTAAACTGGCTCGTCAGCAGAAATCTAAACTGGAAAACATGTTTGCGAACATGACCGAAGGTGAAGTTTCTGAACTGAACATCGTTCTGAAATCTGACGTGCAGGGTTCTTGCGAAGCGATTTCTGATGCATTGCAAAGCTTGTCTACCGACGAAGTGAAAGTGAAAATCGTGGGTATGGGCGTCGGTGGTATCACCGAAACAGATGCAACGCTGGCAGCAGCTTCCCGTGCGATCATCCTGGGCTTCAACGTCCGTGCAGATGCTTCTGCCCGTCGTGTTGTTGAAAGCGAAAGCCTGGATCTGCGTTACTATTCCGTTATCTATAACCTGATTGACGAAGTTAAACAGGCAATGAGCGGTATGTTGGCGCCAGAATACAAACAGCAAATCATTGGCCTGGCTGAAGTTCGTGACGTGTTCAAGTCACCTAAATTCGGCGCAATTGCAGGTTGTATGGTTACTGAAGGTATGATCAAGCGTAACAACCCAATCCGTGTACTGCGTGATAACGTGGTGATCTACGAAGGCGAGCTGGAATCCCTGCGTCGCTTCAAAGATGACGTTGCTGAAGTTCGTAACGGCATGGAATGTGGTATCGGCGTTAAGAACTACAACGATGTGCGTGCTGGCGATGTGATCGAAGTCTTCGAAATCATCGAGATCAAACGTACTATCGCTTAA